Proteins encoded by one window of Lactobacillus sp. ESL0684:
- the asnB gene encoding asparagine synthase (glutamine-hydrolyzing) yields the protein MCGIVAFYDPAINDKQAAIGKMMATIKHRGPDSDGFYTNDKVALGFRRLSIIDLRGGSQPIYNEDNTKAIIFNGEIYNFKPLRKELIAAGHTFTTKTDTEVLLHGFEEWGMDGLLKRVRGMFAFIIWDDENQTMYGARDFFGIKPLYYSNENGHLLVGSELKSFLAFPGFKRRLNTEAVKPYLMNQYNDLDETFFKGVYRFPAGNWFEYHDGEMKTHQYWDAEYQANNLSFEETVEKIDEDLKETVELYHNADVPVGAFLSEGVDSSYITSILDPDDVFSISFDDATYDEASKAKDLADIKGWKFFSDKVNADEAMNDFAEMQYHMDEPDANPSIIPLWYLCKMARKHVTVALSGEGADELFAGYVNYGMHTHNSVIKVFTSQLKKLPKKNRVRLAHKVKKMPNFPGKVHLYTNLAEPSEFYVGQSVIYDMDYPTIFTADDANSILKPSYRNKLTVNGIYQHDFKKVKDLDNVRQMQYIDLHHFMLNDIEQKADKISMAHSLELRVPYLDRKIAERANSIPTEYLVNKHDTKYALRKASEKVLPDEWAKRPKLGFPTPIKAWLKEPRFYKQVRELFSEDFVSDIFDQQKILQMLDDNYQGDGSARRQIWTIYTFLVWYKLFFVDYEGTVAKYQHVQPEVASLLEQGKLV from the coding sequence ATGTGCGGAATTGTCGCTTTTTACGATCCAGCAATAAATGACAAGCAAGCCGCCATTGGTAAGATGATGGCGACGATTAAACATCGGGGGCCAGATTCAGATGGCTTTTACACTAATGATAAGGTTGCACTTGGCTTTAGAAGGCTATCAATTATCGACTTACGGGGTGGCAGCCAGCCAATCTATAATGAAGACAATACCAAGGCGATTATCTTTAATGGTGAAATTTATAACTTTAAGCCGTTAAGAAAAGAATTAATTGCCGCTGGTCATACTTTTACTACTAAGACTGATACGGAAGTATTATTGCATGGCTTTGAAGAGTGGGGCATGGATGGCCTGCTTAAACGAGTACGTGGCATGTTTGCCTTTATTATTTGGGATGATGAAAACCAGACAATGTATGGTGCTCGAGATTTCTTTGGTATTAAGCCGCTATATTATAGTAACGAAAATGGCCATTTATTAGTAGGATCTGAACTCAAAAGTTTTTTGGCTTTTCCTGGTTTTAAGCGTAGATTAAACACTGAGGCTGTTAAGCCATACTTAATGAACCAATATAATGATTTAGATGAAACCTTCTTTAAGGGAGTTTATCGTTTTCCAGCTGGGAACTGGTTTGAATATCATGATGGCGAGATGAAGACTCATCAATATTGGGATGCTGAATATCAAGCTAATAATCTTAGCTTTGAAGAAACGGTTGAAAAGATTGACGAGGACCTGAAAGAAACGGTTGAACTTTATCATAACGCTGATGTACCAGTTGGGGCATTTCTATCAGAAGGGGTAGATTCGAGTTATATCACGAGTATTTTAGATCCTGATGATGTATTCTCAATTTCTTTTGATGATGCGACTTATGATGAAGCTTCAAAGGCGAAAGATTTAGCAGATATCAAAGGCTGGAAATTTTTCTCAGATAAAGTAAATGCAGACGAGGCCATGAATGACTTTGCGGAAATGCAATATCATATGGATGAGCCAGATGCTAATCCGTCGATCATCCCGCTGTGGTATCTGTGTAAAATGGCGCGCAAGCATGTGACTGTTGCTCTATCAGGTGAAGGTGCTGATGAATTATTTGCAGGTTATGTCAATTACGGTATGCATACTCATAATAGTGTGATTAAAGTCTTTACTTCTCAATTGAAAAAACTGCCAAAGAAAAATCGGGTAAGATTAGCGCACAAGGTTAAGAAAATGCCGAACTTTCCTGGCAAGGTTCACCTGTATACTAATTTAGCTGAGCCAAGTGAGTTTTATGTTGGACAGTCAGTAATCTACGATATGGATTATCCCACTATCTTCACTGCTGATGATGCCAATAGTATTTTGAAGCCATCATATCGTAACAAGCTAACTGTTAACGGTATTTATCAACACGATTTTAAGAAAGTTAAAGATCTCGATAATGTACGTCAAATGCAATACATTGATTTGCATCACTTTATGTTAAATGATATTGAGCAAAAGGCGGATAAGATTTCGATGGCACATTCACTGGAGTTGCGGGTGCCATATCTTGACCGTAAGATTGCTGAACGGGCAAATTCAATTCCAACGGAATATTTAGTTAATAAACATGACACTAAATATGCTTTACGTAAAGCGAGTGAAAAGGTTTTGCCAGATGAATGGGCTAAACGACCTAAATTAGGCTTTCCGACCCCAATCAAAGCCTGGTTAAAAGAGCCACGTTTTTATAAGCAAGTACGTGAGTTATTTAGTGAAGACTTTGTTAGCGATATTTTTGATCAGCAAAAGATTTTGCAAATGTTAGATGATAATTATCAAGGTGATGGTTCAGCACGTCGGCAAATTTGGACGATCTATACTTTCCTTGTGTGGTACAAGTTGTTCTTCGTTGATTATGAAGGAACAGTTGCTAAGTATCAGCACGTGCAACCAGAAGTAGCTAGTTTACTTGAACAAGGAAAGCTAGTTTGA
- a CDS encoding carboxylate--amine ligase: MKQDFTPIILGSDINVYGMARSFNEAYGISVKALADTQLAPTRYSKIVDVELHHGFSEDPTFIEVMREQMQLYQDHQEPVILIACGDGYAELLSKHKEELQQTFVVPYIDYDLLEKLISKEGFYQIAEEHGLPYPKTKIITKADFKNADYLDFPFDYPVELKPEDPVSWLDVQFEGRKKAFTIHDEEELQDIVGKIYNNGYQADLILQDFIPGDDSNMRVLNAYVGKDHRLKMLCLGHPLLEDPTPQAIGNYMAILPEFNEKLYEQVEAFLEDLNYTGMANFDLKYDERDGEFKFFEINLRQGRSSFYVTLNGYNLAKWYIDDYVYDTLKDKPTVYGNKLKSKQVLWLGVPVKIFKQYAYDNKAKQIAEELIHEGRYGTTVFYDKDHGFKRWLLMRYMFHNYYARYKEYYQVNKGQFFGKKN, encoded by the coding sequence ATGAAGCAAGATTTTACACCAATCATTCTTGGTAGTGATATTAACGTATATGGAATGGCTCGTTCATTCAATGAGGCTTATGGAATTAGTGTCAAGGCATTGGCTGATACACAATTAGCGCCAACACGTTATTCGAAGATTGTTGATGTTGAATTGCACCATGGCTTTAGTGAGGATCCAACTTTTATCGAAGTCATGCGTGAGCAGATGCAACTTTATCAAGACCACCAAGAACCAGTTATTTTGATTGCTTGTGGTGACGGGTATGCCGAGCTGCTTTCTAAGCATAAAGAAGAGTTACAACAGACCTTTGTTGTGCCATATATCGACTATGATTTACTGGAAAAACTGATCTCTAAAGAAGGCTTCTATCAGATAGCTGAGGAGCATGGCTTGCCATACCCAAAGACTAAAATTATTACTAAGGCTGACTTTAAGAATGCAGACTATTTGGACTTTCCATTTGATTATCCAGTAGAACTTAAGCCAGAAGATCCAGTTTCTTGGCTTGATGTCCAGTTTGAAGGGCGTAAAAAGGCCTTTACGATTCATGATGAAGAAGAACTCCAAGATATTGTAGGCAAAATCTATAATAATGGTTATCAGGCTGATTTAATCTTGCAAGACTTTATTCCAGGTGATGATTCTAACATGCGTGTATTGAATGCTTATGTTGGTAAAGATCACCGTCTCAAAATGTTGTGTCTAGGACATCCATTGTTAGAAGATCCAACACCACAGGCAATTGGCAATTACATGGCGATTTTGCCAGAATTTAACGAAAAGCTGTATGAACAAGTTGAGGCTTTTTTGGAAGACCTGAATTATACTGGAATGGCCAACTTCGATTTGAAATACGATGAGCGTGATGGTGAGTTTAAATTCTTCGAAATTAATCTGCGTCAAGGTCGTTCGAGCTTTTACGTCACGCTAAATGGCTATAATCTAGCTAAATGGTATATTGATGATTATGTCTACGATACTTTGAAGGATAAGCCAACTGTTTACGGGAATAAACTTAAGTCTAAGCAAGTTTTATGGCTAGGTGTTCCAGTAAAAATCTTTAAGCAATATGCTTATGATAATAAAGCAAAGCAAATTGCTGAGGAACTAATCCATGAAGGACGCTATGGTACGACGGTTTTTTATGATAAAGATCATGGCTTTAAGCGTTGGTTATTAATGAGGTATATGTTCCATAATTATTACGCACGATATAAGGAATATTACCAAGTTAATAAGGGACAATTCTTTGGTAAGAAAAACTAA
- a CDS encoding MFS transporter: MKLTHGSNNETEIKLRWLLLGELATWIGESFVWPLTSVYLNKQLHISLSVIGIVLFCNCASNVLGSLVAGRLYDRCDPYPLIVAGLGLDAVVLFLMAFFHGWPEYWVWLTITGFISGWNATLINSIATSLKKYPGRYVFNLIYFAQNLGTVTGTLIVGYLYDFSIEFLFILAASLFVIACINAAINYRPIISFHQKRQSQKKTGGNIPKAEPMPKPNFMLMMGFLVSLAVTWLMYMNWESNLSVYMVSLGIPFHMYSLLWTLNGAVIVIMQMILARFPRLFKNLFQQIIFGTFMFAISFVTLIFARDFGHFALSMFILTLGESTAFPAVPAYINDLSPMSSKGKYQGEINVARGTGQAFGPLFGGMIIDHAGYLPFFMVAAIGILLMIILLVPLHAKLRKDITLYK; encoded by the coding sequence ATGAAACTTACACATGGATCAAATAATGAAACAGAAATCAAATTACGTTGGTTACTTCTAGGTGAGTTAGCCACGTGGATTGGTGAAAGCTTTGTTTGGCCGTTAACATCAGTTTATCTGAATAAGCAGCTCCACATTAGCTTGTCGGTTATTGGAATAGTACTATTTTGTAATTGTGCTAGCAATGTTTTGGGGTCGCTGGTTGCAGGACGATTATATGATCGCTGTGATCCATATCCGTTAATAGTTGCTGGTCTAGGTTTAGATGCAGTAGTTTTATTTTTAATGGCCTTTTTTCATGGTTGGCCAGAATACTGGGTTTGGCTCACGATTACTGGCTTTATTAGTGGTTGGAATGCTACATTAATTAATTCGATAGCAACTAGTTTAAAGAAATATCCAGGGCGGTATGTTTTTAATTTAATCTATTTTGCTCAAAATCTAGGGACAGTGACTGGTACCCTAATTGTTGGTTATTTGTATGATTTTTCGATTGAATTCTTATTTATCTTGGCTGCATCTTTATTTGTAATTGCTTGTATTAATGCGGCGATTAATTATCGGCCAATTATTAGCTTTCATCAAAAGCGGCAAAGTCAAAAAAAGACTGGTGGCAATATTCCCAAAGCTGAACCGATGCCTAAACCTAATTTTATGTTAATGATGGGATTTTTGGTTTCATTAGCAGTAACCTGGTTAATGTATATGAATTGGGAGTCTAATCTTTCCGTTTACATGGTTTCACTTGGGATACCATTCCATATGTATAGTTTATTATGGACGTTGAATGGCGCAGTAATTGTGATTATGCAAATGATTCTGGCTCGTTTTCCGCGATTATTTAAAAACCTATTCCAGCAAATCATTTTTGGGACATTTATGTTCGCTATTTCCTTTGTTACATTGATTTTTGCGCGTGATTTTGGTCATTTTGCTTTATCGATGTTCATTTTAACGTTAGGTGAATCAACCGCCTTTCCGGCTGTCCCTGCCTATATCAATGATTTGTCGCCAATGAGTAGTAAAGGTAAGTATCAAGGTGAAATTAATGTGGCTCGTGGTACCGGACAAGCCTTTGGTCCGTTATTTGGCGGGATGATTATTGACCATGCCGGTTATTTGCCGTTTTTTATGGTAGCAGCGATTGGTATTTTACTGATGATTATTTTATTAGTGCCACTTCATGCCAAATTGCGCAAAGATATTACTTTGTATAAATGA
- a CDS encoding M13-type metalloendopeptidase, producing the protein MKNISAVRGGSGGVIEPKVGTRPQDNIYLAVNSEWLEKTDIPADRSRMAAFDMIDVNVEKHLMQDFADFAAGKKAVPAIANLDKAVNLYKLAKDFDKRNADGAQPIKADLTRLTELKDFSDYNLNAADLASFASIPFGLSVDPDMKNTKVNLLGFSGPGTYLPDTTTYETEDAPKLLAILQKQSVKLLEMAGIETEQAEQYAADAIKFDARLAKVVKSAEEWADYPACYNPMKIADFEAKFKDFKIKQYLVAVVGEEPDRINVEEPRYLDHINEIINEANFAEIKGWMIVNFINGAASDLSQDFREAAFPFSQALSGQPELSSGEKQAYHIANGAFSEVVGVYYGQTYFGAEAKKDVEDMIHRMLDVYEERLLANDWLSEATKQKAVGKLTALELKIGYPEKIEDIYNRLEVTPASQGGSLYSNDRAFAIAEQKYNMEQLHKEVDRTVWAMPANLVNACYDPQRNDLTFPAAILQAPFYDLKQDRATNFGGIGSVIAHEVSHAFDNNGAQFDKFGNMTNWWTDEDYAEFKKRTQAEIDLFDGLEYGPVKLNGKQIVSENIADQGGLTAAVEAAKNENDDLKKLFENFARIWANKQLVESIKSQTAVDVHAPGPDRANVQIQCQDDFYEVFGVKPTDGMWLDPAERVHIW; encoded by the coding sequence ATGAAAAATATTAGTGCTGTCCGCGGTGGCAGTGGTGGTGTGATTGAACCTAAAGTAGGTACTAGACCACAAGATAATATTTACTTAGCCGTAAATTCTGAATGGTTAGAAAAGACTGACATTCCTGCCGATCGTTCACGAATGGCAGCGTTTGACATGATTGATGTCAATGTTGAAAAGCACTTAATGCAAGACTTTGCGGACTTTGCAGCTGGCAAAAAGGCTGTTCCCGCTATTGCTAATCTCGACAAAGCAGTGAATTTGTATAAATTAGCTAAGGACTTTGATAAGCGTAATGCTGATGGAGCACAGCCAATCAAAGCTGACTTGACAAGGTTGACAGAACTTAAAGACTTTTCTGATTATAATTTGAACGCAGCTGATTTAGCTAGTTTTGCTTCAATTCCATTTGGACTTAGTGTTGATCCTGATATGAAGAATACTAAGGTTAATTTGTTGGGATTTTCAGGTCCAGGAACCTATTTACCAGACACTACTACTTATGAGACTGAAGATGCTCCTAAGTTGTTAGCTATTTTGCAAAAGCAGTCTGTTAAGCTGTTGGAAATGGCAGGAATTGAGACTGAGCAAGCAGAACAATATGCAGCAGATGCAATTAAGTTTGATGCAAGACTTGCTAAGGTGGTTAAGTCGGCTGAAGAGTGGGCTGATTATCCAGCTTGTTATAATCCGATGAAGATTGCTGACTTTGAAGCTAAGTTCAAAGACTTCAAGATTAAGCAATACCTGGTAGCAGTTGTTGGTGAAGAGCCTGATCGAATTAATGTGGAAGAACCACGTTATCTTGATCATATCAATGAGATCATTAATGAAGCTAATTTTGCTGAAATCAAGGGTTGGATGATTGTTAACTTTATTAATGGTGCAGCGTCTGATTTATCACAAGATTTTCGTGAAGCAGCTTTTCCATTCAGTCAAGCATTGTCCGGACAACCTGAACTGTCTAGTGGTGAAAAACAGGCTTATCATATTGCCAATGGAGCTTTTAGCGAAGTTGTTGGTGTATATTATGGGCAAACTTATTTTGGTGCTGAAGCCAAAAAAGATGTTGAAGATATGATTCACCGAATGCTTGATGTATATGAGGAGCGCTTGCTAGCTAATGATTGGTTGTCAGAAGCAACTAAGCAAAAAGCAGTTGGTAAATTAACAGCTTTAGAACTGAAGATTGGCTACCCAGAAAAAATTGAAGACATCTATAACCGTTTGGAAGTAACTCCCGCTAGTCAAGGCGGAAGCTTGTATTCGAATGATCGTGCATTTGCAATTGCTGAACAAAAATATAATATGGAACAATTGCATAAAGAAGTTGATCGGACTGTTTGGGCAATGCCAGCCAACTTGGTTAATGCATGTTATGATCCTCAAAGAAATGATCTAACGTTCCCAGCAGCGATTTTACAAGCGCCGTTTTACGATTTGAAGCAAGACAGAGCAACTAATTTTGGTGGAATTGGTTCTGTGATTGCCCATGAAGTTTCACATGCATTTGATAATAATGGTGCTCAATTCGATAAATTTGGGAATATGACTAATTGGTGGACTGACGAAGATTATGCCGAGTTTAAAAAGAGAACTCAAGCAGAAATTGACTTATTTGACGGTCTTGAATATGGTCCAGTTAAATTAAATGGTAAGCAAATTGTATCAGAGAATATTGCTGATCAAGGTGGTCTTACCGCTGCCGTTGAAGCCGCAAAGAATGAAAATGATGATTTAAAGAAATTATTTGAAAACTTTGCACGGATTTGGGCTAATAAGCAATTAGTTGAATCCATTAAATCGCAAACAGCGGTTGATGTGCATGCGCCCGGTCCAGATCGAGCTAACGTACAGATTCAGTGTCAAGATGACTTTTATGAAGTCTTTGGTGTAAAACCCACTGATGGTATGTGGCTCGATCCAGCTGAGCGCGTGCACATCTGGTAA
- a CDS encoding KUP/HAK/KT family potassium transporter: MKQNKKRISAAGLLITIGIVYGDIGTSPLYVMKSILAGNGGIASVNRELILGSISLIFWTVTLLTTVKYVLVALNATNRGEGGIFALYALVRKRAKWLVIPALLGGAALLADGTLTPAVTVTTSIEGLKNMHFGANVPVPNQGVVIMITIIILLLLFSIQMLGTSSIGKAFGPVMFIWFTFLGIIGLINLRQDWSILAALNPIWAIKILFSPANKVGIFILGSIFLATTGAEALYSDVGHVGKANIRGSWPYVFICLALNYLGQGVWILQNPHYQANGTELNPFFEAVPSSWRLFAIILATLAAIIASQALITGSFTLVSEAIGLKFLPRMNINYPTTEHGQIYIPAINKMICAGTIAVVIFFQTSQHMEAAYGLAITVTMLMTTLLLFEYLGSKQQPLVLRLGFLLIFGFIESMFLISSLTKFMRGGYVTVLIAGLIGVVMFIWYFGNQVRDKHEGAHTYVRLDECTDMLTDLSHDEDYPIYATNLVYMAKVKYNKFIKREVMYSILDKRPKRAKAYWFVSVNITNEPFTAKYAVNTYDTKNVINVQLFLGFKKQTSVNIYLRQIVHDLIKDGTIEAQPQEYTTTPGRDVGDFSFVIINDMVSPLTKLRGYEKWIVQARVWLQNLSSNPATWFGLEYTDTVIEKVPLILGKPEGNLHIKRVAPKDYSNLKNADNN; the protein is encoded by the coding sequence ATGAAGCAGAATAAGAAACGAATCTCAGCTGCTGGACTTTTGATTACTATTGGGATTGTTTATGGAGATATTGGTACCAGTCCGCTTTACGTAATGAAGTCAATTTTAGCTGGTAATGGCGGCATTGCTTCCGTTAATCGTGAACTAATTTTAGGTTCAATTTCATTAATTTTTTGGACTGTCACTTTGTTAACCACAGTGAAATACGTGTTAGTTGCATTAAATGCCACTAACCGTGGTGAAGGCGGGATTTTTGCTCTTTATGCTTTAGTTCGCAAACGTGCCAAATGGCTGGTAATTCCTGCCTTATTGGGCGGTGCCGCATTGCTGGCTGATGGAACGCTAACTCCCGCAGTAACCGTTACGACTTCGATTGAAGGCTTAAAGAACATGCATTTCGGTGCTAATGTTCCTGTGCCTAACCAAGGAGTAGTAATTATGATTACCATCATTATCTTATTACTGCTCTTTTCAATCCAAATGCTAGGTACTAGTAGTATCGGTAAAGCCTTTGGTCCCGTTATGTTTATTTGGTTTACTTTTTTAGGGATTATTGGACTAATTAATCTGCGACAAGATTGGTCAATTTTGGCCGCGCTTAATCCAATTTGGGCAATTAAGATTTTGTTTAGTCCAGCTAACAAAGTTGGAATTTTCATTCTTGGATCAATTTTCTTAGCTACAACCGGTGCCGAAGCTCTTTATTCAGACGTTGGTCATGTTGGTAAGGCCAATATTCGTGGTTCTTGGCCATACGTATTCATTTGTTTAGCACTAAATTATTTAGGACAAGGTGTCTGGATCTTGCAAAATCCACACTATCAAGCTAATGGAACTGAACTTAACCCTTTCTTTGAAGCTGTGCCAAGCAGTTGGCGGTTATTCGCCATTATTTTGGCAACATTAGCTGCAATTATTGCTTCACAAGCTCTAATTACTGGTTCATTCACTTTAGTTTCTGAAGCTATTGGGTTAAAGTTCTTGCCTAGGATGAATATTAACTACCCTACTACTGAACATGGCCAGATTTATATTCCTGCGATTAACAAAATGATTTGTGCCGGAACCATCGCAGTAGTAATTTTCTTCCAAACATCGCAACACATGGAAGCCGCTTATGGTCTGGCAATTACCGTGACTATGCTAATGACAACATTATTACTATTCGAATACCTAGGTAGCAAACAGCAACCGCTAGTTTTACGATTAGGCTTCTTGTTAATTTTTGGCTTTATTGAAAGCATGTTTTTAATTTCTAGTTTAACTAAATTCATGCGTGGTGGTTACGTAACTGTCTTAATCGCTGGTCTAATCGGCGTAGTCATGTTCATCTGGTACTTTGGTAATCAAGTACGGGATAAACATGAAGGTGCTCATACTTACGTTCGCTTAGACGAATGTACTGATATGTTAACTGATCTTAGTCACGATGAAGACTATCCAATTTATGCTACTAATTTAGTCTATATGGCTAAAGTTAAATATAATAAGTTCATTAAGCGTGAAGTGATGTACTCAATTTTGGATAAGCGACCTAAACGTGCTAAAGCGTATTGGTTTGTTTCCGTGAATATTACTAACGAACCTTTTACCGCAAAATACGCGGTTAACACCTATGACACCAAGAATGTGATTAACGTTCAGCTCTTCTTAGGTTTTAAAAAGCAAACTAGTGTCAACATTTATCTGCGGCAAATTGTTCATGATCTTATTAAGGATGGGACAATTGAAGCTCAGCCCCAAGAATATACTACTACGCCTGGACGAGACGTTGGCGACTTTTCCTTTGTAATTATTAATGACATGGTCAGCCCTTTAACTAAGCTAAGGGGCTATGAAAAGTGGATTGTTCAAGCTCGTGTCTGGCTCCAGAATCTCTCATCTAATCCAGCCACTTGGTTTGGTTTAGAATATACTGATACAGTAATCGAAAAGGTGCCACTAATTTTAGGTAAACCAGAAGGCAACCTGCATATTAAACGGGTTGCTCCCAAAGACTATTCCAATTTAAAAAATGCAGACAATAACTAA